The proteins below are encoded in one region of Scatophagus argus isolate fScaArg1 chromosome 24, fScaArg1.pri, whole genome shotgun sequence:
- the LOC124055660 gene encoding 2-oxoglutarate receptor 1-like produces MLGVSTDKDSYSTKNMLTQTSAMTRTPYNGEDGNCTNVDQLMKLYYLPVSYTIIFIVGLVGNITSIGIYVTKLRPWKSSSIIMFNLALTDLLYVLSLPFLVYYYSNRELWTLGDFMCRLVRIGFHFNLYGSILFLTCLAVFRYVVVTKPLLAAQVQHKFWGITACSAVWIVTAAEITPMLPMISSDKHNETCLDFASVIATGNMWWYDCMLTALGFLLPLVVVFICYIGMVKQLAKGPYKSSPCRMRARRMTVLILLVFVLCFLPYHILRVLRIETLRLQETPCIVKHIVHAAYIVSRPLAGLNTFFNLALYTLSGDKFRRAFLSTFSWEYWLTKTRSLLHLAIIDKAGSNMPPA; encoded by the exons ATGCTTGGAGTGAGCACTGATAAGGACTCTTACTCTACTAAAA ACATGTTGACCCAGACATCAGCCATGACCCGTACCCCCTACAATGGAGAAGATGGCAACTGCACCAATGTGGACCAACTGATGAAACTCTATTACCTTCCAGTGTCTTATACCATTATCTTCATTGTGGGCCTGGTGGGCAATATAACCTCCATTGGCATTTACGTGACAAAGCTGCGTCCAtggaagagcagcagcatcatcatgTTCAATCTGGCGCTGACTGACCTCCTTTATGTCCTCAGCCTGCCCTTCCTGGTCTACTACTACAGCAACAGGGAATTGTGGACACTTGGTGACTTCATGTGCCGCTTAGTGCGCATTGGGTTTCATTTTAACCTCTATGGGAGCATCCTTTTCTTGACGTGTCTTGCAGTGTTCCGCTACGTAGTAGTAACCAAACCCCTGCTGGCAGCACAGGTACAACACAAGTTTTGGGGTATAACTGCTTGCTCAGCCGTCTGGATCGTCACCGCTGCTGAAATCACACCCATGTTGCCCATGATATCCTCAGACAAGCACAACGAGACCTGCTTGGATTTTGCTAGCGTCATAGCCACTGGTAATATGTGGTGGTATGATTGTATGCTCACTGCACTCGGATTTTTGCTCCCTCTCGTTGTGGTATTCATATGTTACATTGGTATGGTGAAACAGCTGGCAAAGGGGCCGTACAAATCCAGCCCGTGTCGGATGCGGGCACGGCGCATGACTGTGCTGAtcctgttggtgtttgtgttgtgcttcCTGCCATATCACATTTTGCGTGTGTTACGGATAGAAACTCTAAGGCTGCAGGAGACGCCATGCATTGTGAAGCACATCGTCCATGCAGCATACATCGTCTCCAGGCCTCTGGCTGGGCTCAACACATTCTTTAACCTGGCTCTGTACACTCTTTCAGGCGATAAGTTCAGGAGGGCCTTTCTCAGCACTTTCTCCTGGGAATACTGGCTAACCAAGACCAGGTCACTGCTCCACCTGGCCATTATTGACAAAGCAGGCAGCAACATGCCTCCTGCATGA
- the LOC124055659 gene encoding heparan-sulfate 6-O-sulfotransferase 3-B-like isoform X2: MEEKFNRLIFIPVAAVLFLMIGYQYVCPADNNSCYFRSDDKGLFQQYSSGFELVYTEPEADEDLPSKITSKFNFTERDLERHVDFNIRGDDVMVFLHIQKTGGTTFGRHLVKNIQLEQPCDCMPGQRKCTCHRPGKAESWLFSRFSTGWSCGLHADWTELTSCVPVVMNKRDKKSAPKSKRNFYYITMLRDPVSRYLSEWKHVQRGATWKTALHMCDGRPPTQDELPACYSGEDWTGVPLADFMSCPSNLANNRQVRMLADLSLVGCYNMSSISELERGRMLLASAKANLRNMAFFGLTEFQRKTQYLFERTFGLHFIRAFTQINSTRAASVGISEKVRWRIEGLNALDMELYEYAKELFLRRYQYNRQKQHQEERLRRWQERQQRQQLHRTYLAQLWRLGRGGGEEEDEDVKVLEEVATTEDYSSQVVRW; encoded by the exons ATGGAGGAGAAGTTCAATAGACTCATCTTCATTCCCGTGGCGGCGGTGCTCTTCTTAATGATCGGCTACCAGTATGTGTGCCCGGCGGACAACAACAGCTGCTACTTCAGAAGTGACGACAAAGGGCTTTTCCAGCAGTATTCTTCAGGGTTTGAGTTAGTTTACACCGAGCCGGAGGCGGACGAGGACCTGCCCTCCAAAATCACATCCAAATTCAACTTCACGGAGCGAGACCTGGAGAGGCACGTCGACTTCAACATCCGAGGAGATGATGTGATGGTGTTCCTCCACATTCAGAAGACCGGCGGGACGACGTTTGGCCGCCACCTGGTCAAGAACATCCAGCTGGAGCAGCCGTGCGACTGCATGCCGGGCCAAAGGAAATGCACCTGTCACCGGCCCGGTAAAGCCGAGTCGTGGCTCTTCTCCCGGTTCTCCACGGGCTGGAGTTGCGGGTTACACGCAGACTGGACCGAGCTCACGAGCTGCGTGCCTGTAGTGATGAACAAGAGGGACAAGAAAAGCGCCCCAAAGAGCAAAAG GAATTTCTACTACATCACCATGCTGCGCGACCCTGTGTCACGCTACCTCAGTGAGTGGAAACATGTGCAGCGAGGGGCCACTTGGAAAACAGCCCTGCACATGTGTGACGGCCGCCCGCCCACTCAGGATGAGCTGCCCGCCTGCTACAGTGGCGAAGACTGGACAGGTGTGCCCCTGGCAGACTTCATGAGCTGCCCTTCCAACCTTGCCAACAACCGCCAGGTCCGCATGCTGGCCGACCTCAGCCTGGTGGGCTGCTATAACATGTCCTCCATTAGTGAGCTGGAGCGAGGCCGCATGCTGCTCGCCAGCGCCAAGGCCAACCTGCGCAACATGGCTTTCTTCGGCCTGACGGAGTTCCAGCGCAAGACGCAGTACCTGTTTGAGCGGACGTTTGGCCTGCACTTCATTCGGGCCTTCACGCAGATCAACAGCACACGTGCCGCGAGTGTTGGAATCAGCGAGAAGGTTCGGTGGCGCATTGAGGGGCTGAACGCCCTTGACATGGAGCTGTACGAGTACGCCAAAGAGCTGTTCCTGCGGCGCTACCAGTACAACCGCCAGAAGCAGCACCAAGAGGAGCGTCTGAGGAGGTGGCAAGAaaggcagcagaggcagcagctgcacaggacCTATCTGGCGCAGCTGTGGAGActaggaagaggaggaggagaggaggaggacgaggacgtgAAGGTACTGGAGGAGGTAGCCACTACAGAGGACTACAGCAGCCAGGTGGTGCGGTGGTGA
- the LOC124055659 gene encoding heparan-sulfate 6-O-sulfotransferase 3-B-like isoform X1, whose translation MEEKFNRLIFIPVAAVLFLMIGYQYVCPADNNSCYFRSDDKGLFQQYSSGFELVYTEPEADEDLPSKITSKFNFTERDLERHVDFNIRGDDVMVFLHIQKTGGTTFGRHLVKNIQLEQPCDCMPGQRKCTCHRPGKAESWLFSRFSTGWSCGLHADWTELTSCVPVVMNKRDKKSAPKSKSRNFYYITMLRDPVSRYLSEWKHVQRGATWKTALHMCDGRPPTQDELPACYSGEDWTGVPLADFMSCPSNLANNRQVRMLADLSLVGCYNMSSISELERGRMLLASAKANLRNMAFFGLTEFQRKTQYLFERTFGLHFIRAFTQINSTRAASVGISEKVRWRIEGLNALDMELYEYAKELFLRRYQYNRQKQHQEERLRRWQERQQRQQLHRTYLAQLWRLGRGGGEEEDEDVKVLEEVATTEDYSSQVVRW comes from the exons ATGGAGGAGAAGTTCAATAGACTCATCTTCATTCCCGTGGCGGCGGTGCTCTTCTTAATGATCGGCTACCAGTATGTGTGCCCGGCGGACAACAACAGCTGCTACTTCAGAAGTGACGACAAAGGGCTTTTCCAGCAGTATTCTTCAGGGTTTGAGTTAGTTTACACCGAGCCGGAGGCGGACGAGGACCTGCCCTCCAAAATCACATCCAAATTCAACTTCACGGAGCGAGACCTGGAGAGGCACGTCGACTTCAACATCCGAGGAGATGATGTGATGGTGTTCCTCCACATTCAGAAGACCGGCGGGACGACGTTTGGCCGCCACCTGGTCAAGAACATCCAGCTGGAGCAGCCGTGCGACTGCATGCCGGGCCAAAGGAAATGCACCTGTCACCGGCCCGGTAAAGCCGAGTCGTGGCTCTTCTCCCGGTTCTCCACGGGCTGGAGTTGCGGGTTACACGCAGACTGGACCGAGCTCACGAGCTGCGTGCCTGTAGTGATGAACAAGAGGGACAAGAAAAGCGCCCCAAAGAGCAAAAG CAGGAATTTCTACTACATCACCATGCTGCGCGACCCTGTGTCACGCTACCTCAGTGAGTGGAAACATGTGCAGCGAGGGGCCACTTGGAAAACAGCCCTGCACATGTGTGACGGCCGCCCGCCCACTCAGGATGAGCTGCCCGCCTGCTACAGTGGCGAAGACTGGACAGGTGTGCCCCTGGCAGACTTCATGAGCTGCCCTTCCAACCTTGCCAACAACCGCCAGGTCCGCATGCTGGCCGACCTCAGCCTGGTGGGCTGCTATAACATGTCCTCCATTAGTGAGCTGGAGCGAGGCCGCATGCTGCTCGCCAGCGCCAAGGCCAACCTGCGCAACATGGCTTTCTTCGGCCTGACGGAGTTCCAGCGCAAGACGCAGTACCTGTTTGAGCGGACGTTTGGCCTGCACTTCATTCGGGCCTTCACGCAGATCAACAGCACACGTGCCGCGAGTGTTGGAATCAGCGAGAAGGTTCGGTGGCGCATTGAGGGGCTGAACGCCCTTGACATGGAGCTGTACGAGTACGCCAAAGAGCTGTTCCTGCGGCGCTACCAGTACAACCGCCAGAAGCAGCACCAAGAGGAGCGTCTGAGGAGGTGGCAAGAaaggcagcagaggcagcagctgcacaggacCTATCTGGCGCAGCTGTGGAGActaggaagaggaggaggagaggaggaggacgaggacgtgAAGGTACTGGAGGAGGTAGCCACTACAGAGGACTACAGCAGCCAGGTGGTGCGGTGGTGA